In Methanomicrobium antiquum, one DNA window encodes the following:
- the gatE gene encoding Glu-tRNA(Gln) amidotransferase subunit GatE, translating into MNYEDIGLKAGIEIHQQLNTKEKLFCHCPTQLRDVTEKCGEFKRFLRATESEMGEIDRAAEEEMKKQDRIYTYYEYDTTCLVENDEEPPAPMNTEALELSLILAKMMNMTPVEQVHVMRKLVIDGSNTSGFQRTSLVALNGRIPCIPGGAGIESICLEEEAAQRVEGDVFSLDRLGIPLAEITTAPDMKTPEQVKEVASYIGMLLRSTGRVKRGLGTIRQDVNISIKGGARVEIKGVQDLNLIDEVVRREVLRQQNLIAIRDELKEKNASVSEEIFDVTEIFSETGSAILKRAKSILAVRLNGFAGIVGREIQPGRRLGSEISDYAKKCGVGGLFHTDELPAYGVSEDEVEKLKIFTNAGPDDCVILVADSKKKAACAIGQIIKRSRLSFEGVLEETRKMLEEGSTSYMRPLPGAARMYPETDVFASDITEDYWDLLQIPELLTEKERRFSEEFGLDPALSKNMAYSVRCRLFEEAVSKGVKPNLAARTLYSTLREVKREGFDTSVLKDKEIIDILLAVEDKKAAKEAIPDIIKAVCKGDSVKSAMEKIAPSVSEEELLSVISAVIEERKDFVKEQGMRALGPLMGVVMKEMRGRVDGKVISEALKSELQKVL; encoded by the coding sequence ATGAATTATGAAGATATTGGCCTTAAAGCCGGAATTGAAATCCATCAACAGCTAAACACGAAAGAAAAATTATTCTGCCACTGCCCGACCCAACTTCGTGATGTTACTGAAAAATGCGGAGAGTTCAAAAGATTCCTTCGTGCAACAGAAAGTGAGATGGGCGAAATTGACCGTGCGGCTGAAGAGGAGATGAAAAAGCAGGACAGAATTTACACATATTATGAATATGATACAACGTGTCTTGTAGAAAACGATGAAGAGCCTCCCGCGCCGATGAACACCGAAGCGCTCGAACTTTCCCTCATTCTTGCAAAAATGATGAACATGACTCCTGTTGAACAGGTGCATGTAATGAGAAAACTTGTAATTGACGGTTCAAACACAAGCGGTTTTCAAAGAACCTCTCTTGTTGCTCTAAACGGAAGAATACCCTGCATTCCAGGCGGTGCCGGAATTGAGTCAATCTGTCTTGAAGAAGAAGCGGCACAGCGGGTAGAAGGAGATGTATTCTCTTTGGACAGACTTGGAATTCCTCTTGCAGAAATTACAACTGCGCCTGATATGAAAACTCCGGAGCAGGTAAAAGAGGTTGCATCATACATCGGAATGCTTCTTCGCTCAACCGGAAGAGTAAAACGCGGACTTGGAACAATCCGCCAGGATGTCAATATATCAATAAAAGGCGGGGCAAGAGTTGAGATTAAAGGTGTTCAGGACTTAAATTTAATTGATGAGGTTGTAAGACGAGAGGTTTTGCGCCAGCAGAATCTTATTGCAATAAGAGATGAGCTCAAAGAGAAGAACGCCTCTGTCTCTGAAGAAATTTTTGATGTCACAGAAATCTTTTCTGAAACAGGCTCTGCAATTTTAAAGCGGGCAAAATCAATTCTTGCAGTCCGTCTGAATGGTTTTGCAGGCATTGTCGGAAGAGAAATTCAGCCCGGCCGAAGGCTTGGAAGTGAAATTTCAGATTATGCAAAGAAATGTGGTGTAGGAGGCCTGTTTCATACTGACGAACTTCCGGCATACGGAGTTTCCGAAGATGAAGTTGAAAAATTAAAAATTTTCACAAATGCCGGACCTGATGACTGTGTTATTCTGGTTGCAGACTCCAAAAAGAAGGCAGCATGTGCAATCGGCCAGATAATTAAGCGCTCCAGGCTTTCATTTGAAGGTGTTTTAGAAGAGACCAGAAAGATGCTGGAGGAAGGTTCCACTTCATATATGAGACCTCTTCCGGGCGCGGCAAGGATGTACCCGGAGACCGATGTTTTCGCATCAGACATAACAGAGGATTACTGGGATTTGCTTCAGATTCCAGAACTTTTAACAGAAAAAGAAAGACGCTTTTCAGAGGAGTTCGGGCTGGACCCTGCACTTTCGAAGAACATGGCATATTCTGTCAGGTGCAGGCTCTTTGAAGAGGCTGTATCAAAAGGTGTTAAACCAAACCTTGCGGCAAGAACTCTTTATTCGACACTGAGAGAGGTAAAACGGGAAGGATTTGACACATCAGTTCTAAAAGATAAAGAAATTATTGATATCTTATTGGCAGTCGAAGATAAAAAAGCGGCAAAAGAGGCTATTCCCGATATAATAAAAGCAGTCTGCAAAGGAGACAGTGTTAAATCAGCAATGGAAAAAATTGCTCCGTCTGTCTCTGAAGAAGAGCTTTTAAGTGTAATTTCAGCCGTTATTGAAGAGAGAAAAGACTTTGTAAAAGAGCAGGGGATGAGGGCATTGGGGCCTTTAATGGGGGTTGTCATGAAAGAGATGCGTGGCCGCGTTGACGGTAAAGTGATTAGCGAAGCTCTAAAATCCGAACTTCAAAAAGTTCTCTGA
- a CDS encoding cupin domain-containing protein, which yields MIDIKKVADIQSQKNPHNVDARKIYETKHATAVVITLNPGESLKKHKTPVDVFFYVLEGTGVVEIGDDKDMASKDSIINSPANIPHRWINESDKVFKVLVVKVPTPTTETKLL from the coding sequence ATGATTGATATAAAAAAGGTAGCAGATATTCAATCGCAGAAAAATCCGCACAATGTGGATGCAAGAAAGATATATGAGACAAAGCATGCAACAGCAGTTGTAATAACATTAAATCCCGGAGAATCTTTAAAAAAGCATAAGACACCGGTTGATGTATTCTTCTATGTGCTTGAAGGAACAGGTGTCGTTGAAATAGGAGATGATAAGGATATGGCATCAAAAGATTCAATAATAAACAGTCCTGCAAACATACCTCACAGATGGATTAATGAATCAGATAAAGTGTTTAAAGTGCTTGTTGTGAAAGTTCCAACTCCAACAACAGAGACTAAACTACTTTAA
- a CDS encoding TIGR04083 family peptide-modifying radical SAM enzyme produces the protein MKSPFHVMIIPTLGCPSNCVYCWSSEEDSPVMTVETVRKTVEWLKNLKNYQVTVTFHGGEPLLAGAEFYKEALPILSEGLKHLEPTFAIQTNLWRMTPEIAKILAEYNIPVGSSIDGPEEINDIQRGSGYYEKNMKGFKTATENGLDVKYICTFTSDSYERKEEIFKFFMDNGFPLKLHPALPSLRGKEPEKYALEPEKYGELLVYLLDMAIKYINKAEIMNINDLVRCVFTRRGNVCTFADCMGTTFAIGPDGGIYPCYRFVGMQEYLMGNVHDNPSPDEIESSKAWILMQEFKSFVDESCKNCRHITYCRGGCPYNAIAPTGGEVRGVDPHCPAYKRIFDEIADRLDEEMYETSPGGMGYGGGNSASKRRRRKPGVTDLMHKIVMK, from the coding sequence ATGAAAAGTCCGTTTCATGTGATGATTATCCCTACTCTCGGGTGTCCTTCAAATTGCGTATACTGCTGGAGTTCTGAAGAGGATTCCCCGGTAATGACTGTTGAAACAGTCAGAAAAACGGTTGAATGGCTAAAAAATCTTAAAAATTATCAGGTTACTGTAACTTTCCATGGGGGTGAACCACTGCTTGCCGGAGCAGAATTTTACAAAGAAGCCCTTCCAATATTATCTGAGGGCTTAAAACATCTTGAGCCAACCTTTGCGATTCAGACAAATCTCTGGAGGATGACTCCTGAGATTGCAAAGATTCTTGCTGAATACAACATTCCTGTCGGCTCAAGCATTGACGGGCCGGAAGAGATAAATGATATTCAGAGGGGATCTGGGTACTATGAAAAAAATATGAAAGGCTTTAAAACAGCAACCGAAAACGGACTTGATGTCAAATACATCTGCACCTTTACCTCTGATTCGTATGAGAGAAAAGAGGAGATTTTTAAGTTTTTTATGGATAACGGATTTCCGCTGAAACTTCACCCTGCACTTCCGTCACTTCGTGGAAAAGAACCGGAAAAATATGCTCTCGAACCTGAAAAATACGGCGAACTTTTAGTGTACCTTCTTGATATGGCGATAAAATACATTAATAAAGCTGAGATTATGAACATAAACGATCTCGTAAGATGTGTTTTTACAAGAAGAGGAAATGTCTGCACATTTGCCGACTGTATGGGAACAACGTTTGCAATCGGACCTGACGGCGGGATATATCCATGCTATCGTTTTGTCGGGATGCAGGAATATCTTATGGGAAATGTGCATGACAACCCGTCACCCGATGAAATAGAAAGTTCAAAGGCATGGATTCTTATGCAGGAGTTTAAAAGTTTTGTAGATGAATCTTGCAAAAACTGCCGCCATATAACATATTGTCGTGGAGGATGTCCTTACAACGCAATTGCTCCAACCGGAGGTGAGGTACGGGGAGTAGATCCGCATTGTCCTGCCTATAAACGCATATTTGACGAAATCGCAGACAGGTTAGATGAGGAAATGTATGAAACATCTCCCGGAGGAATGGGTTATGGAGGAGGTAACAGCGCCTCTAAAAGACGGAGAAGAAAGCCCGGTGTTACTGATTTGATGCACAAAATTGTGATGAAATAA
- the gatD gene encoding Glu-tRNA(Gln) amidotransferase subunit GatD: protein MESGDKVLFSYAGTELKGTYITERNKKAVIKLENGYNIGVDISAVKKTESPKAKRAVPKKIEQDKNLPALSIISTGGTIASKIDYRTGAVTSQFEAEDILRAIPGLKDIACFSAHVPATILSENMTPEIWKTLARTIYDEIKNNTNGIIVTHGTDTLAYSAAAISFMVKTPVPIIFVGSQRSADRPSSDNVMNGMCSAKAALSDLGEVAVVMHGSTNDDFCAIHRGTRVRKMHTSRRDAFKSLNIKPLGRVDYPSLDVSLEEHAIRRNQNKSELFDKLEENVGLLYFYPGMKPDIIDAFSGYKGLVIAGTGLGHTSSLCIDSIKALSETGTNVVMTSQCLNGRVCDRVYDTGRDLLTSGIIEGEDILPEVAFVKLMWVLGQENNPSTVKELMRTNLRGETERCLHNEL from the coding sequence ATGGAATCCGGAGATAAGGTTCTCTTTAGTTATGCAGGAACAGAGCTTAAAGGAACATACATAACAGAGCGAAACAAAAAAGCGGTCATCAAGCTTGAAAACGGCTATAATATTGGAGTTGACATATCAGCAGTTAAAAAAACTGAATCACCAAAGGCTAAAAGAGCAGTCCCAAAAAAGATTGAACAGGACAAAAATCTCCCTGCACTCTCAATTATCTCAACAGGCGGAACAATAGCCTCAAAGATAGATTACAGAACAGGTGCTGTTACAAGCCAGTTTGAGGCCGAAGACATTCTTCGGGCAATACCCGGTCTTAAAGATATTGCATGCTTCAGTGCACATGTTCCTGCAACAATTCTTTCAGAGAATATGACTCCTGAGATATGGAAAACTCTTGCAAGAACAATATATGATGAGATTAAGAATAACACAAACGGGATTATTGTTACGCATGGAACAGACACCCTTGCCTATTCTGCCGCGGCAATAAGTTTCATGGTGAAAACTCCGGTTCCAATTATTTTTGTCGGGTCACAGCGTTCTGCTGACAGGCCGTCAAGCGATAATGTAATGAACGGAATGTGCAGTGCAAAAGCCGCCCTTTCAGACCTTGGAGAAGTAGCGGTTGTAATGCACGGCTCAACAAACGATGACTTCTGTGCAATTCACAGAGGTACAAGAGTCCGTAAAATGCACACATCAAGGCGTGATGCCTTTAAAAGCTTAAACATAAAACCGCTCGGACGTGTTGACTATCCCTCGCTTGATGTTTCACTCGAAGAACACGCCATAAGACGAAATCAAAACAAATCTGAGCTTTTTGACAAGCTTGAAGAAAATGTCGGGCTCCTATATTTCTATCCGGGGATGAAGCCTGATATTATTGATGCATTTTCCGGCTACAAAGGGCTTGTAATTGCCGGAACCGGCCTTGGACACACATCATCGCTCTGCATTGATTCAATAAAAGCACTTTCAGAGACAGGAACAAATGTTGTGATGACATCGCAGTGTTTAAACGGCCGTGTCTGTGACAGAGTTTATGATACAGGACGCGATCTTTTAACTTCTGGAATTATTGAAGGAGAGGATATACTTCCGGAGGTCGCTTTTGTAAAACTTATGTGGGTTTTGGGACAGGAAAATAATCCCTCAACAGTAAAAGAGCTTATGAGAACAAACCTTCGCGGCGAAACAGAGAGGTGCCTTCACAATGAATTATGA
- a CDS encoding site-specific integrase, which translates to MGSTTAPTRTDSNFHYVKPVYADRSIKRALTEGQILQYDLDLIYEFISELQASQNIGLARTNKIIYALITWRRFICPYKEAKISDIYKAISDLKTAKSSRDRPYKANTIHDYVMFLKRFSLWMIENGYNDLPKEKINKIKPPSANFSTKLPEQMLSKEEIETLLSGCTNSRDRALIALLYESGCRIGEIGRLTWGRIQFDEYGIILTVEDTKCSKQRYVRIVMSKPYLLAWRQDYPFEPKDNNLVFITQQKTPFNHGTVMKILHTLRIRTGIHKHITPHIFRHSRITHLINDGMNESVIKLMMWGNINTPMFQTYAHLTGRDIDREVLGNYGIVSKDEKETHALEPVMCPKCMTINPPKAEFCNRCGRSFTDEATATIEEMAEDISKNPNLLKQMIEKILEEKMQAKTSL; encoded by the coding sequence ATGGGAAGTACCACAGCACCCACCAGGACCGACAGTAATTTTCATTACGTCAAGCCAGTCTATGCAGACCGGTCAATTAAACGGGCACTCACAGAAGGCCAGATTCTCCAGTATGACTTAGATCTCATCTATGAATTTATATCCGAGCTTCAGGCATCACAAAACATCGGCCTTGCAAGAACAAACAAAATAATTTATGCTCTCATTACATGGAGACGTTTCATCTGTCCTTACAAAGAGGCAAAAATCTCTGATATCTACAAAGCGATTTCAGATCTCAAAACAGCAAAGAGCAGCAGGGACAGGCCATATAAGGCCAACACAATTCATGACTACGTCATGTTTCTGAAAAGATTCAGCCTCTGGATGATTGAAAATGGCTATAATGATCTTCCGAAAGAAAAAATAAACAAAATAAAACCGCCAAGCGCAAACTTCAGCACAAAACTTCCTGAACAGATGCTTTCAAAAGAAGAGATAGAGACGCTGCTCTCAGGCTGCACAAATTCAAGAGACCGGGCATTAATCGCACTTCTTTATGAATCAGGATGCAGAATCGGAGAAATCGGCCGGCTCACATGGGGAAGAATACAGTTTGACGAGTATGGAATCATTCTGACAGTTGAAGATACAAAATGCAGTAAGCAGAGATATGTCCGGATAGTTATGTCAAAACCTTACCTTCTGGCATGGCGCCAGGACTATCCCTTTGAACCGAAAGATAACAACCTCGTCTTTATCACTCAGCAAAAAACTCCATTTAACCACGGCACTGTAATGAAAATCCTTCACACTTTAAGGATAAGAACAGGTATTCATAAACACATAACACCGCACATCTTCAGGCACAGCAGAATCACACACCTGATCAATGACGGGATGAATGAATCAGTAATAAAGCTAATGATGTGGGGAAACATCAACACACCGATGTTTCAGACATACGCACACCTGACCGGACGTGACATCGACCGTGAGGTTCTCGGAAATTATGGAATCGTTTCAAAAGACGAAAAGGAAACCCATGCACTTGAACCGGTAATGTGTCCAAAGTGCATGACGATAAACCCGCCGAAAGCCGAATTTTGCAACCGCTGCGGACGATCATTCACCGATGAAGCAACAGCAACCATTGAAGAGATGGCAGAAGACATCAGCAAAAATCCCAACCTGCTAAAACAGATGATTGAGAAGATCCTTGAGGAGAAAATGCAGGCAAAAACATCTCTATAA
- the mmp10 gene encoding methyl coenzyme M reductase-arginine methyltransferase Mmp10 (Mmp10 (methanogenesis marker protein 10) is a cobalamin-requiring radical SAM methyltransferase that creates the methylarginine modification to methyl coenzyme M reductase.), producing the protein MAHLTVDLGGSPGVDCRGFCKYCYFKGLKKEDEPEPFGCKYCLPFTKGCEYCTDGVREKYERFKDLRDVADDILANLQLMDGELEKITISGGGDPSCYPEFKDLMEILGSMEVPIHIGYTSGKGFDDPEIADFMVENGLSEISFTVFSSNPKLREEYMGDKTPEVSLEVFKRLCKKIDVYAASLVIPGVNDAEVLEDMCRYLEECGVKGLILMRFANRTDQGLILKNAPIIKGQRVHTVREFAELVASLNSRYSFKINGTPLGDPEIGSPFAIMDEPDLLEKLPKVEKDATIITGSIAARPIQAILDACGNKTWVYGTKKEIACLITIDDLKEVDLSRVGEVVIIPGRAFVHEKEAAEVLSSDGVERTVIRGPDMLTADAETSMGMDKNGVLQMEMDGFSDLIRLINMYGKQRC; encoded by the coding sequence ATGGCGCATCTTACCGTAGACCTGGGAGGAAGTCCCGGAGTAGACTGCCGGGGTTTTTGTAAATACTGCTATTTCAAAGGCCTCAAAAAAGAGGATGAACCCGAACCCTTTGGATGTAAATACTGCCTTCCTTTTACAAAAGGCTGTGAATACTGTACTGACGGAGTCCGGGAAAAATATGAGAGATTCAAGGATTTGCGTGATGTTGCAGACGACATCCTTGCAAATCTGCAGTTAATGGACGGTGAACTTGAAAAAATAACAATAAGCGGCGGAGGAGATCCTTCCTGTTATCCTGAATTTAAGGATTTAATGGAGATTCTTGGAAGTATGGAAGTTCCGATTCACATCGGATATACATCCGGAAAAGGCTTTGACGATCCTGAAATTGCAGATTTCATGGTCGAAAACGGCCTGTCTGAGATATCATTCACAGTATTTTCAAGCAACCCAAAACTTCGCGAAGAATACATGGGAGACAAGACACCGGAAGTGTCGCTTGAAGTCTTCAAAAGACTGTGTAAAAAAATAGATGTTTATGCCGCATCTTTGGTAATTCCCGGTGTAAATGATGCAGAAGTCCTTGAAGACATGTGCCGATATTTAGAGGAATGTGGTGTAAAGGGACTTATTCTGATGAGGTTTGCAAACCGCACTGATCAGGGACTGATTCTTAAAAACGCTCCTATCATTAAGGGTCAGAGAGTTCATACAGTGCGTGAATTTGCAGAACTTGTAGCCTCCTTAAATTCCAGATACAGCTTTAAAATAAATGGAACTCCGCTTGGAGACCCCGAGATAGGATCTCCGTTTGCAATCATGGACGAACCGGACCTTCTTGAAAAACTGCCAAAAGTAGAAAAAGATGCAACTATCATCACAGGAAGTATTGCGGCACGGCCGATTCAGGCGATTTTAGACGCCTGTGGAAATAAAACATGGGTTTATGGAACAAAAAAAGAGATAGCATGTTTAATTACAATCGATGATCTAAAAGAAGTTGATTTATCCCGTGTTGGAGAAGTTGTAATAATCCCCGGAAGAGCTTTTGTGCATGAAAAAGAAGCCGCAGAAGTCTTATCTTCAGACGGAGTTGAGAGGACTGTTATAAGAGGGCCTGACATGCTTACAGCCGATGCTGAAACAAGCATGGGAATGGATAAAAACGGAGTTCTTCAGATGGAAATGGATGGTTTCTCAGATCTTATAAGGCTTATTAACATGTACGGGAAACAAAGATGCTGA